A genomic segment from Williamwhitmania sp. encodes:
- a CDS encoding helix-turn-helix transcriptional regulator: MAAMKTYGLDEMIDKHIGERGTPKRESFETELRLDLLGAAIKQARKERHLTQEELGVLVGVKKSQISKLENSLTDARFETIIKVFKALNAKINFSVELLHQEVKIA; the protein is encoded by the coding sequence ATGGCAGCGATGAAAACATACGGTTTGGACGAAATGATTGATAAGCACATTGGAGAGCGTGGAACGCCCAAACGTGAATCCTTCGAGACTGAATTGCGCTTAGACTTGCTTGGAGCAGCAATAAAGCAGGCACGAAAAGAGCGTCACTTAACTCAAGAGGAACTTGGTGTGCTAGTTGGTGTTAAGAAATCTCAGATATCAAAGCTTGAAAACAGTTTGACAGATGCAAGGTTTGAAACAATTATTAAAGTTTTTAAGGCTTTGAATGCAAAAATCAATTTTAGTGTTGAATTGCTTCATCAGGAAGTTAAGATAGCATGA